In a genomic window of Croceibacterium sp. TMG7-5b_MA50:
- a CDS encoding DEAD/DEAH box helicase → MTFNDLPPTIGAALAAQGYSEPTEVQAAVLQDEAVGRDLIVSARTGSGKTVAFGLAMAGELLDGVGRVRFGAGPLALIIAPTRELALQVSRELEWLYAQAGARIATCVGGMNPQVERRTLQQGVSIVVGTPGRLRDHLERGALDLSALKVAVLDEADEMLDMGFREDLEEILDATPADRRTLLFSATMPRPIVALAGQYQRDALAISTIGEERGHGDIAYQAVPVAPAEIENAVVNLLRFHEAETAILFCATRDNVRRMHATLQERGFAVVALSGEHSQSERNQALQALRDGRARVCVATDVAARGIDLPGLSLVVHVEVPRDAETLQHRSGRTGRAGRKGTAVLVVPYPRRRRVEMLLRTAGVQAEWRPAPGPAEIRAQDRDRLIERLTKPVAADEEDRALAVLLQERLNPDDIAAALVRAHRASMPEPEELTPDLPREARERTPRAGFEDVVWFRIDVGRRQNADPRWLLPLLCRRGHVARGEIGAIRIGQRESFFQVPTAIADRFANAIERTAGQGEGDDGGVRIEAAPEGPGELGGAPRRQPGKPFHRGKAPGGDRPPFKGPHNGGGARFGRKGEGNGPRSKGFGGKGRPQRG, encoded by the coding sequence ATGACCTTCAACGATCTTCCGCCGACCATCGGCGCCGCCCTTGCCGCGCAAGGCTACAGCGAACCCACCGAAGTCCAGGCCGCCGTGCTGCAGGATGAGGCAGTCGGCCGCGACCTCATCGTTTCCGCCCGTACCGGGTCGGGCAAGACCGTCGCCTTCGGCCTGGCGATGGCGGGCGAGCTGCTGGACGGGGTGGGCCGCGTGCGTTTCGGCGCGGGCCCGCTGGCGCTGATCATCGCGCCGACGCGCGAGCTGGCCTTGCAGGTCAGCCGCGAGCTTGAATGGCTGTACGCCCAGGCCGGCGCCCGGATCGCCACCTGCGTGGGCGGCATGAACCCTCAGGTGGAGCGCCGTACCCTGCAGCAGGGCGTGTCGATCGTGGTCGGTACGCCCGGCCGCCTGCGCGACCATCTGGAGCGCGGCGCGCTGGACCTTTCAGCGCTGAAGGTCGCCGTGCTGGACGAGGCGGACGAGATGCTCGACATGGGCTTCCGGGAGGATCTGGAGGAGATCCTCGACGCGACGCCGGCCGACCGGCGCACGCTGCTGTTCTCCGCCACCATGCCGCGCCCGATCGTTGCATTGGCCGGGCAGTACCAGCGCGATGCGCTGGCCATCTCTACCATCGGGGAGGAGCGCGGCCATGGCGACATCGCCTACCAGGCGGTGCCGGTCGCTCCGGCGGAGATCGAGAACGCGGTGGTGAACCTGCTGCGCTTCCATGAGGCGGAGACGGCCATCCTGTTCTGCGCCACACGCGACAATGTACGCCGGATGCACGCCACGTTGCAGGAGCGTGGATTTGCCGTCGTTGCGCTGTCGGGCGAGCATTCGCAAAGCGAACGCAACCAGGCGCTGCAGGCGCTCCGCGATGGCCGCGCGCGGGTATGCGTGGCGACGGACGTGGCGGCGCGCGGCATCGATCTGCCTGGCCTCAGCCTGGTGGTGCATGTGGAGGTGCCCCGCGATGCGGAGACGCTGCAACACCGTTCCGGACGGACGGGCCGTGCAGGGCGCAAGGGCACCGCGGTGCTGGTGGTTCCCTATCCCCGGCGTCGTCGGGTGGAGATGCTGTTGCGCACGGCCGGCGTGCAGGCCGAATGGCGTCCGGCGCCCGGCCCGGCAGAGATCCGCGCGCAAGACCGCGATCGCCTGATCGAGCGCCTGACGAAGCCGGTGGCCGCAGATGAGGAGGATCGCGCGCTGGCGGTACTCCTGCAGGAGCGGCTGAACCCCGACGACATTGCCGCGGCGCTGGTGCGTGCACATCGGGCGAGCATGCCCGAGCCTGAGGAACTGACCCCCGATCTGCCGCGCGAGGCCCGGGAGCGGACACCGCGGGCAGGGTTCGAGGACGTGGTCTGGTTCCGCATCGATGTCGGCCGGCGGCAGAACGCCGATCCGCGCTGGCTGCTGCCGCTGCTGTGCCGCCGCGGCCATGTGGCGCGCGGGGAGATCGGCGCGATCCGCATCGGTCAGCGCGAATCCTTCTTCCAGGTGCCGACCGCCATCGCCGATCGCTTCGCCAATGCAATTGAGCGGACCGCGGGGCAGGGCGAGGGCGACGATGGCGGCGTGCGGATCGAGGCTGCACCTGAAGGACCGGGCGAACTCGGCGGTGCGCCGCGGCGGCAGCCGGGCAAGCCGTTCCACCGGGGCAAGGCGCCGGGCGGC
- the rimO gene encoding 30S ribosomal protein S12 methylthiotransferase RimO yields MATRISDAPRVGMVSLGCPKALVDSERILTRLRADGYRMSADYAGADVVVVNTCGFLDSAKEESLEAIGEAMAENGRVIVTGCMGDEAALIRARFPEVLAVTGAHQYEQVVDAVHDAAPPSQGPFIDLIPQMLDDEGGVKLTPRHYSYLKISEGCNHSCSFCIIPQLRGKLASRRIDAVLREAEKLVAAGTRELLVISQDTSAYGVDIRHQEQSWKGRQVRAHMTDLARELGQLRTPEGTVPWTRLHYVYPYPHVDQVIPLMAEGLLTPYLDIPFQHASPSVLRAMRRPANEAKVLDRIRNWREICPDLAIRSSFVVGFPGETEQDFQYLLDWLEEAQLDRVGGFRFEPVEGATANALPGAVPEEVKEERFQRLMEATSRISAARLAAKVGRIIPVIVDEVGEPDEEDGSIGATARSQADAPEIDGQALLRDVPADLQPGAIIDVLVEESDAHDLFAVPVTRD; encoded by the coding sequence ATGGCAACGCGAATTAGTGACGCTCCGCGCGTCGGCATGGTCAGCCTGGGCTGCCCCAAGGCGCTGGTCGATTCCGAACGCATCCTGACCCGGCTCCGCGCCGATGGCTATCGCATGTCCGCCGACTATGCCGGCGCGGACGTCGTGGTGGTCAACACCTGCGGCTTCCTCGATTCCGCGAAGGAGGAATCGCTGGAGGCCATTGGCGAGGCCATGGCCGAGAACGGCCGCGTCATCGTGACCGGCTGCATGGGGGACGAGGCCGCGCTGATCCGCGCCCGCTTCCCCGAAGTGCTGGCCGTCACCGGCGCGCACCAGTACGAACAGGTGGTGGACGCCGTGCACGACGCGGCGCCGCCGTCGCAAGGGCCCTTCATCGACCTGATCCCGCAGATGCTGGACGACGAAGGCGGCGTGAAGCTGACCCCGCGCCACTACAGCTATCTCAAGATCTCCGAAGGCTGCAATCATTCCTGCTCCTTCTGCATCATCCCGCAACTTCGCGGGAAGCTCGCCAGCCGTCGGATCGATGCCGTGCTGCGCGAGGCGGAGAAGCTGGTCGCCGCCGGTACGCGCGAATTGCTGGTGATCAGCCAGGATACCTCCGCCTATGGCGTGGACATCCGCCACCAGGAACAGAGCTGGAAAGGCCGGCAGGTGCGCGCGCACATGACCGACCTTGCGCGGGAGCTGGGCCAGCTGCGCACGCCCGAGGGGACAGTGCCGTGGACGCGGCTGCACTACGTCTATCCCTACCCGCACGTCGATCAGGTCATCCCCTTGATGGCCGAAGGGCTGCTGACGCCATATCTCGACATCCCGTTCCAGCACGCCAGCCCTTCGGTCCTGCGCGCGATGCGCCGCCCGGCGAACGAGGCCAAGGTGCTGGACCGCATCCGCAACTGGCGCGAGATCTGCCCAGACCTGGCGATCCGCTCATCCTTCGTGGTGGGCTTCCCGGGAGAGACGGAGCAGGATTTCCAGTACCTGCTCGACTGGCTGGAAGAGGCGCAGCTCGACCGCGTAGGCGGCTTCCGGTTTGAGCCGGTGGAGGGCGCCACCGCCAATGCCCTGCCCGGCGCCGTGCCGGAAGAGGTTAAGGAGGAACGCTTCCAGCGCCTGATGGAGGCGACCAGCCGCATCAGCGCGGCGCGCCTCGCCGCCAAGGTCGGCCGCATCATTCCCGTCATCGTGGACGAGGTTGGTGAGCCGGACGAGGAGGATGGCAGCATCGGTGCCACCGCCCGCAGCCAGGCCGACGCGCCGGAGATCGACGGCCAGGCGCTGCTGCGCGACGTGCCGGCCGACCTGCAACCCGGTGCGATCATCGACGTGCTGGTGGAGGAATCCGACGCGCACGACCTGTTCGCCGTTCCGGTGACGCGGGACTGA